Proteins from a genomic interval of Longimicrobium sp.:
- a CDS encoding DUF2905 domain-containing protein yields MDNRTLGILIVALGAAAVLAGLLVLAGGLGWFGRLPGDVRIESGNVRVFAPITSMLLVSVVLGLVLWLVRRFT; encoded by the coding sequence ATGGACAACCGCACGCTGGGGATCCTCATCGTCGCGCTGGGCGCCGCCGCCGTGCTCGCCGGCCTGCTGGTGCTGGCGGGCGGGCTCGGCTGGTTCGGCCGGCTCCCCGGCGACGTGCGCATCGAGTCGGGGAACGTGCGTGTGTTCGCCCCGATCACCTCCATGCTGCTGGTGTCGGTGGTGCTCGGCCTGGTGCTCTGGCTCGTCCGCCGCTTCACCTGA